A genomic stretch from Sebastes fasciatus isolate fSebFas1 chromosome 23, fSebFas1.pri, whole genome shotgun sequence includes:
- the LOC141762051 gene encoding troponin I, slow skeletal muscle-like — protein sequence MNPKGVKPKSKITASRKLSLKILLLSRACEDLENERQQKEEEKGRYLGEKLPALQLSGLSLDDLQKMCKELHSKIDVTDEERYDCESKVGKHNKDIHELKLKIQDLGGKFKKPALRKVRVSADEMMRALLGSKHKGSMDLRANLKSVKKEDVKQDKVLTNEVSDWRKNVEAMSGMEGRKKMFDTGGGDK from the exons ATGAATCCCAAAGGGGTTAAG CCGAAGTCGAAGATCACAGCTTCTCGCAAGCTCTCCCTCAAG ATTCTTCTCCTCTCGAGAGCCTGCGAGGATTTGGAGAACGAGAGGcaacagaaggaggaggagaagggccGCTATCTTGGAGAGAAGTTGCCTGCTTTGCAGCTGTCTGGATTATCACTGGATGACCTACAA AAAATGTGCAAGGAGCTTCATTCAAAAATTGATGTTACGGACGAGGAGAGATACGACTGCGAATCCAAAGTGGGCAAACACAACAAAGAT ATCCATGAGCTGAAGCTGAAGATACAGGACCTTGGAGGCAAGTTCAAAAAGCCTGCCCTGAGGAAGGTGAGGGTGTCGGCAGATGAGATGATGAGAGCTCTGCTGGGCTCCAAACACAAGGGATCCATGGACCTCAGGGCCAACCTCAAGTCCGTGAAGAAGGAGGACGTCAAACAGGACAAG GTGCTCACTAATGAAGTGAGTGACTGGCGTAAGAACGTGGAGGCCATGTCAGGCATGGAGGGCCGCAAGAAGATGTTCGACACAGGCGGCGGAGATAAGTGA